A stretch of the Amycolatopsis sp. BJA-103 genome encodes the following:
- a CDS encoding serine/threonine protein kinase — MDDDDVSVADLLIREGWDDHEESRAKSRWRVIAVVIAVVVACGTAAVLVGFDPDPEQNAQPNNISVIEMPKRPSENRGADATSAVPSTETVETGEGGDGGTSSQPSRTTSSRRASSSATPTSVTRDDPTTTPTSSNGPADPPRTTGSTGAPQPPNPNPPTPPSTTPTEECNLWPKWLWC; from the coding sequence GTGGATGACGACGACGTTTCGGTCGCCGACCTGCTCATTCGCGAGGGCTGGGACGACCACGAGGAGTCACGGGCAAAGTCACGCTGGAGAGTGATCGCGGTGGTGATCGCCGTGGTCGTCGCCTGTGGCACGGCCGCTGTTCTCGTCGGGTTCGACCCGGATCCCGAACAGAATGCGCAGCCGAACAACATCAGCGTCATCGAGATGCCGAAACGCCCTTCGGAAAACCGGGGGGCCGACGCGACGTCCGCGGTCCCGTCCACCGAGACGGTCGAAACCGGCGAGGGTGGTGACGGAGGGACTTCGTCGCAGCCCAGCAGGACGACGTCCAGCCGTCGTGCGTCGAGTTCGGCCACGCCGACCTCCGTCACCCGCGACGATCCGACGACGACACCGACCTCCTCGAACGGGCCGGCGGACCCGCCGCGCACGACCGGGTCCACGGGCGCGCCGCAGCCGCCCAACCCGAATCCGCCGACGCCGCCGTCCACGACGCCTACCGAAGAGTGCAACCTGTGGCCGAAGTGGCTCTGGTGTTAG
- a CDS encoding GNAT family N-acetyltransferase — protein MSVEIKSGEDRYDIVVDGKTAGFLETRTRPDAILFLHTEISDDFAGQGLAGKLVTAALDDVRAQGRSVLPYCPYVRSFIAKHREYEDLVPEDKRAEFEL, from the coding sequence ATGAGTGTCGAGATCAAGTCCGGAGAAGACCGCTACGACATCGTCGTGGACGGGAAGACCGCCGGATTCCTGGAAACCCGCACGCGACCGGACGCGATTCTGTTCCTGCACACCGAGATCTCCGACGACTTCGCGGGCCAGGGCCTGGCGGGCAAGCTCGTGACCGCGGCGCTCGACGACGTCCGGGCGCAGGGCAGGTCAGTCCTGCCCTACTGCCCGTACGTGCGCTCGTTCATCGCGAAGCACCGCGAGTACGAGGATCTCGTTCCCGAGGACAAGCGCGCGGAATTCGAACTCTGA
- a CDS encoding helix-turn-helix domain-containing protein — MASTVTSRRKQLGNELRHARNAARMTQQQVAEVLGCTQGKVNKIESGAVGVKLGDVRSMLNAFGINGDEADTLMNLARAAAGQRGHWSGYRSVVPHWFRTFTDLEPAAAEILTWHGERIPGPLQSEHYMLKQFTEAGATDVTSLVRNRLDRKAVFEQQQPPYYRFIISEGALRRAPGGSAPAVMLDQVEHLLALDKHPRVYVHVLPFGARLAAVPNDFTIMRFPDRTRDFVYIEHSAGGLYLDDVKDFNIFVDSWDRLRGAALERQETRQFLKELAELYRNQMQS; from the coding sequence ATGGCCAGCACCGTCACCTCGCGCCGGAAGCAGCTCGGGAACGAGCTCCGGCATGCCCGCAACGCCGCGCGGATGACACAGCAACAGGTCGCCGAGGTTCTCGGCTGCACCCAGGGCAAGGTCAACAAGATCGAGTCCGGTGCCGTCGGGGTCAAGCTCGGGGATGTGCGATCGATGCTGAACGCGTTCGGGATCAACGGCGACGAGGCCGACACGCTGATGAACCTGGCCCGCGCCGCGGCCGGGCAGCGCGGCCACTGGTCCGGTTACCGATCCGTGGTGCCGCACTGGTTCCGCACCTTCACCGACCTCGAACCCGCCGCCGCGGAGATCCTCACCTGGCACGGCGAGCGCATCCCCGGCCCGTTGCAGTCCGAGCACTACATGCTCAAGCAGTTCACCGAAGCGGGCGCCACCGACGTCACCTCGTTGGTGCGTAACCGGCTGGACCGCAAAGCCGTCTTCGAGCAACAACAGCCGCCCTACTACCGGTTCATCATCAGCGAAGGCGCCCTGCGCCGCGCTCCCGGCGGTTCCGCCCCGGCGGTGATGCTGGACCAGGTCGAGCATCTGCTGGCCCTGGACAAGCATCCGCGCGTGTATGTGCACGTCCTGCCGTTCGGCGCGCGGCTCGCCGCGGTGCCCAACGACTTCACCATCATGCGTTTTCCCGACCGCACCAGGGATTTCGTCTACATCGAACACTCCGCGGGCGGGTTGTACCTCGACGACGTCAAGGACTTCAACATTTTCGTCGACTCTTGGGACCGGCTGCGCGGCGCCGCGCTGGAACGTCAGGAGACCCGGCAGTTCCTCAAGGAACTCGCCGAGCTGTACCGCAATCAGATGCAATCCTGA
- a CDS encoding MBL fold metallo-hydrolase, which translates to MDQSPFARQVSDGVFGYVQPDGSWWINNCGFVAAGDHTVVIDTCSTERRTRALLETAVSTGGAPVTTVVNTHHHGDHTNGNYLAAGATIIGHRKTREVMVATGINTYGNAFTGSDWGHLELRPPEVLFDDRLTVHAGDVRLELIHPGHAAHTTNDVLVWLPERRVLFVGDLIFNGGSPFALMGSPAGWRKALDLVRELEPETIVPGHGPVCGPEAIDVVDGYLGFLQKLASKGKAAGLTPLQAAREADLGPYDALSEQERLPANLHRAYAELDGLEWGAPIDLGAAMVDMVTYNGAPIRCFS; encoded by the coding sequence GTGGACCAATCCCCCTTCGCCCGGCAGGTCTCCGACGGTGTCTTCGGCTACGTGCAGCCCGACGGTTCGTGGTGGATCAACAACTGCGGCTTCGTCGCCGCGGGGGACCACACCGTGGTCATCGACACCTGCTCGACCGAACGGCGCACGCGCGCCCTGCTGGAGACGGCGGTGTCGACCGGCGGCGCGCCGGTGACCACTGTGGTCAATACGCATCACCACGGCGATCACACGAACGGGAATTATCTGGCGGCCGGCGCGACGATCATCGGGCACCGGAAGACGCGCGAAGTGATGGTCGCGACCGGGATCAACACCTACGGGAACGCGTTCACCGGGAGCGACTGGGGTCACCTGGAGCTGCGGCCGCCGGAAGTGCTGTTCGACGACCGGCTGACCGTGCACGCCGGCGACGTCCGGCTGGAACTGATCCATCCTGGACACGCCGCGCACACCACCAACGACGTGCTGGTCTGGCTGCCGGAGCGGCGGGTGCTGTTCGTCGGAGACCTGATCTTCAACGGTGGCAGCCCGTTCGCGCTGATGGGCTCGCCCGCGGGCTGGCGGAAGGCCCTGGACCTGGTGCGCGAGCTGGAACCGGAGACGATCGTGCCGGGCCACGGCCCGGTGTGCGGGCCCGAGGCGATCGACGTCGTCGACGGCTACCTGGGTTTCCTGCAGAAACTCGCTTCGAAGGGGAAAGCCGCGGGCCTGACCCCGCTCCAGGCCGCCCGGGAAGCCGATCTGGGGCCCTACGACGCACTGTCCGAACAGGAACGACTGCCGGCGAACCTGCACCGGGCCTACGCCGAACTGGACGGCCTCGAGTGGGGCGCGCCGATCGACCTGGGAGCGGCCATGGTGGACATGGTCACCTACAACGGTGCCCCGATCCGGTGCTTCTCCTGA
- a CDS encoding nucleobase:cation symporter-2 family protein: MTHPEVHPVDARPPLPKLTLLGLQHMSIMYAGSVAVPLVVGSALKLDAATIALLVNADLLVAGIATLIQAIGIGRIFGIRLPVVAGATFTVVNPMIMIASQYGMQAVYGAMLASGVFGLLIAKPFAKMIRFFPPLVSGTLLVVIGISLIAPGVGLIAGHDTGSPDYAKPANIALAFGVIAVIVLFTRVLRGFANQIGPLLALLIGLVAAVPMGLVSFQGIADADWFGLASPFHFGPPTFPIAAVLSMCVVMLVTYTESTADLVAVGEITGRPPTDSDLARGLATDGLSAILGGAMNSFPDTAFAQNVGLVQMTGVRSRWVVAMTGGLLVLMGLVPKVGAFVAAVPEPVIGAVAVVMFAMVAVVGVQNLKKVEFSGNHNTFIVAVSFGVGLLPAFSTNQFGNSIFFQHFPAWLQTICGSPITVAAIVAFTLNLLFNHLGRRGEPDLLKAP; encoded by the coding sequence ATGACCCATCCCGAGGTCCATCCGGTCGACGCCCGCCCGCCGCTGCCGAAGCTGACTTTGCTCGGCTTGCAGCACATGTCGATCATGTACGCGGGCTCGGTGGCCGTCCCGCTCGTCGTGGGCAGCGCGCTGAAACTGGACGCGGCGACGATCGCGCTGCTGGTCAACGCGGATCTGCTGGTCGCGGGGATCGCGACGCTGATACAGGCGATCGGGATCGGAAGGATCTTCGGCATCCGGTTGCCGGTGGTCGCGGGCGCGACGTTCACCGTGGTCAACCCGATGATCATGATCGCGTCCCAGTACGGCATGCAGGCCGTCTACGGCGCGATGCTCGCGTCGGGTGTGTTCGGGCTGCTCATCGCGAAGCCGTTCGCGAAGATGATCCGGTTCTTCCCGCCGCTGGTTTCGGGCACGCTGCTGGTCGTCATCGGCATCTCGCTCATCGCCCCCGGCGTCGGCCTGATCGCCGGCCACGACACCGGATCGCCGGACTACGCGAAACCCGCGAACATCGCGCTCGCGTTCGGCGTGATCGCGGTGATCGTGCTGTTCACGCGGGTCTTGCGCGGCTTCGCGAACCAGATCGGCCCGCTGCTGGCACTGCTGATCGGCCTCGTCGCGGCCGTCCCGATGGGCCTGGTGAGCTTCCAGGGCATCGCCGACGCCGACTGGTTCGGCCTCGCGTCGCCGTTCCACTTCGGCCCGCCGACCTTCCCGATCGCGGCCGTGCTCTCGATGTGCGTCGTGATGCTGGTGACCTACACCGAATCCACCGCGGACCTGGTCGCGGTCGGTGAGATCACCGGACGGCCGCCGACCGACTCCGACCTCGCGCGCGGACTCGCCACCGACGGCCTCTCGGCCATCCTCGGCGGCGCGATGAACTCGTTCCCGGACACGGCTTTCGCCCAGAACGTCGGCCTCGTGCAGATGACCGGGGTACGCAGCCGCTGGGTGGTCGCGATGACGGGCGGCCTGCTCGTGCTGATGGGCCTGGTGCCGAAGGTCGGCGCGTTCGTCGCGGCCGTGCCGGAACCGGTGATCGGCGCGGTCGCGGTGGTCATGTTCGCGATGGTCGCCGTGGTCGGCGTACAGAACCTGAAGAAGGTGGAGTTCTCCGGGAACCACAACACCTTCATCGTCGCGGTGTCGTTCGGCGTCGGCCTGCTGCCCGCCTTCTCGACGAACCAGTTCGGCAACTCGATCTTCTTCCAGCACTTCCCGGCGTGGTTGCAGACCATCTGCGGCAGCCCGATCACCGTCGCCGCGATCGTCGCGTTCACCCTCAACCTGCTGTTCAACCACCTCGGCAGGCGCGGGGAGCCGGATCTACTGAAAGCGCCCTAA
- a CDS encoding sensor domain-containing protein, whose protein sequence is MEADALAVPGAGNSGHPTGTPLGNEPVGDLGLAGDHAAIWSYDFGGETLSWLPGLENLLGGADLTEAEIEARLADLVAPLTSGTRTSPPWREFELEQSFRNPAGELRWVRLRARTIGDETGSSGLLGIATDVTDVRENRQALEDLTDRYRLLVELSPDAVCVHEAGVVTYVNRAAVTALGASSTAELIGRPIMDFVADESLPALLDRIASLHRQGASTDPTDTVMLRLDGAKYLVQSISVRTTWEGRPAFQVIMRDISAQKAAEATLRYQAALISHVSDAIIATSGAGVVTSWNPAAENVYGWTASEAIGGTVSDLVGASLDPEAVLRKGGVMQTTHRHRNGSTLAIRISAAEMTNGFVLVCADETARRRAEQHYSTVVASLDEGVVVIGPGGLIESANPAACRIIGVGHDDLIGIPCVTLELYDEQGRLPPARMPSVITRRTRVTQNGLVLRLRRPDGADVWISLTSRLLTPEDPSATAVVTSFTDITERRAIGERLAHEATHDPLTELANRTLVLDSLAEALSGAGRAELTTLLFIDLDKFKVINDSLGHSVGDKVLRIAGERLRRGIGESDLVGRLGGDEFVVVTAEITEPGEIKALAEHLREALTEPITVNGRQLHIDASIGIVTAANDDTRTAEDLLRDADVAMYQAKTLGRARYEFFDVELRERMQRRLRMEQDLRDALQNEELWTAYQPVVDIESGEMVAVEALLRWKHPAHGTISPAEFIPLAEESDLINLIGKHVLRTTTREIAKRREQLGIDLNLKVNLSARQLDDPHLVPTVQDALKTTGLPPHALTLEVTESALMRDQAAAAEVLTSLRDLGVSLAIDDFGTGYSSLAQLQRLPLDTLKIDRTFVTGIAESRDAAAIVKSIIAMAHAVDLIVVAEGVEDENQLTVLRELNCDQAQGFHLGRPAPPDDVFGAVE, encoded by the coding sequence ATGGAGGCTGACGCCCTCGCCGTGCCGGGGGCCGGAAATTCCGGTCATCCGACAGGCACACCGCTCGGGAACGAGCCGGTCGGCGATCTCGGCCTCGCGGGCGACCACGCCGCCATCTGGTCGTACGACTTCGGGGGCGAGACGCTGTCTTGGCTGCCCGGACTGGAGAACCTGCTGGGTGGAGCCGATCTCACCGAAGCCGAGATCGAAGCCAGGCTGGCCGATCTCGTGGCGCCGCTGACCTCCGGCACCCGCACTTCCCCGCCTTGGCGCGAGTTCGAGCTCGAGCAGTCGTTCCGGAATCCGGCGGGCGAACTCCGCTGGGTCCGCCTGCGCGCCCGCACCATCGGCGACGAGACCGGCTCGTCGGGGCTGCTCGGGATCGCCACCGACGTGACCGACGTCCGCGAGAATCGGCAAGCCCTCGAGGATCTCACTGACCGTTACCGGCTTTTGGTGGAACTCAGTCCCGACGCGGTCTGTGTCCACGAAGCCGGCGTCGTCACGTACGTGAACAGAGCCGCTGTCACCGCGCTGGGGGCCTCTTCGACCGCCGAGCTGATCGGGCGGCCGATCATGGACTTCGTCGCCGACGAGTCGCTCCCCGCCCTCCTGGACAGGATCGCCTCGCTCCATCGCCAGGGCGCGTCAACCGACCCCACCGACACCGTCATGCTCCGCCTCGACGGCGCGAAATACCTGGTACAGAGTATTTCCGTGCGGACGACCTGGGAGGGCAGGCCCGCTTTCCAGGTCATCATGCGCGACATCAGCGCGCAGAAGGCCGCCGAAGCGACGCTTCGCTATCAGGCCGCGCTGATCAGCCATGTCAGTGACGCGATCATCGCGACCAGCGGCGCCGGCGTGGTGACCAGCTGGAACCCCGCCGCGGAGAACGTCTACGGCTGGACGGCGAGCGAAGCGATCGGTGGCACGGTCAGTGACCTCGTCGGCGCCTCGCTCGACCCGGAAGCGGTGCTGCGCAAGGGCGGCGTCATGCAGACGACCCACCGTCACCGCAACGGCTCGACCCTGGCCATCCGTATTTCGGCCGCGGAGATGACCAACGGGTTCGTCCTGGTCTGCGCCGACGAGACGGCCCGGCGGCGTGCCGAGCAGCATTACAGCACCGTGGTCGCGTCGCTCGACGAAGGCGTGGTCGTGATCGGTCCCGGCGGGCTCATCGAATCGGCCAACCCCGCCGCGTGCCGGATCATCGGCGTCGGCCACGACGATCTCATCGGCATCCCGTGCGTGACGCTGGAGCTGTACGACGAGCAGGGCCGCCTCCCACCGGCCAGGATGCCGTCGGTGATCACCCGGCGCACCCGCGTCACGCAGAACGGCCTCGTGCTGCGGCTGCGCAGGCCCGACGGCGCCGACGTCTGGATCTCGCTGACCTCGCGGCTGCTGACCCCCGAGGACCCGTCGGCCACCGCGGTGGTCACCTCGTTCACCGACATCACCGAACGCCGCGCCATCGGCGAGCGGCTCGCCCACGAAGCGACGCACGATCCGCTCACCGAACTCGCGAACCGGACGCTGGTGCTGGACAGTCTCGCCGAGGCGCTGTCCGGCGCGGGCCGCGCCGAGCTGACCACGCTGCTGTTCATCGATCTCGACAAGTTCAAGGTGATCAACGATTCCCTCGGGCATTCCGTCGGCGACAAGGTGCTCCGCATCGCGGGCGAGCGGTTGCGCCGGGGAATCGGCGAGAGCGACCTCGTCGGCAGGCTGGGCGGTGACGAATTCGTCGTCGTCACCGCGGAGATCACCGAACCGGGCGAGATCAAGGCGCTGGCCGAGCATCTGCGCGAGGCGCTGACCGAACCGATCACCGTCAACGGCAGGCAGCTGCACATCGACGCCAGCATCGGCATCGTCACCGCGGCCAACGACGACACGCGGACCGCCGAAGATCTGCTGCGGGACGCGGATGTCGCGATGTACCAGGCGAAAACGCTCGGCCGCGCGCGGTACGAGTTCTTCGACGTCGAGCTGCGCGAGCGGATGCAGCGGCGGCTCCGCATGGAACAGGACCTGCGCGACGCCCTGCAGAACGAGGAACTCTGGACGGCGTACCAGCCTGTCGTGGACATCGAATCCGGTGAGATGGTCGCCGTGGAAGCGTTGCTGCGCTGGAAACATCCCGCGCACGGCACGATCTCGCCCGCCGAGTTCATCCCGCTGGCCGAGGAAAGCGACCTGATCAACCTGATCGGCAAGCACGTCCTGCGCACGACCACGCGCGAGATCGCCAAACGGCGCGAGCAGCTCGGTATCGACCTGAACCTCAAGGTCAACCTGTCGGCCCGGCAGCTGGACGACCCGCATCTCGTACCCACGGTGCAGGACGCGCTGAAGACCACGGGGCTCCCGCCGCACGCGCTGACCCTGGAAGTCACCGAAAGCGCGCTGATGCGGGATCAGGCCGCGGCCGCCGAAGTCCTCACGTCGTTGCGCGATCTCGGTGTCTCGCTGGCGATCGACGACTTCGGCACCGGCTATTCGTCGCTCGCGCAGCTGCAACGGCTCCCGCTCGACACGCTCAAGATCGACCGCACCTTCGTCACCGGCATCGCGGAATCGCGCGACGCGGCCGCGATCGTCAAGAGCATCATCGCGATGGCGCACGCCGTCGACCTGATCGTCGTCGCCGAAGGTGTCGAAGACGAAAATCAACTCACCGTCCTGCGTGAGCTGAACTGTGACCAGGCGCAGGGCTTCCACCTCGGCCGCCCCGCGCCCCCTGACGACGTTTTCGGAGCCGTTGAATGA
- a CDS encoding SAM-dependent methyltransferase, with amino-acid sequence MRVDPQFLPEGVDLERPNAARIYDWALGGTANWAVDREFGEQLVKAFPLIRALARANRAFLGRAVRHCAEHGVNQFVDLGSGVPTVGNVHEIAGEADGDSRCVYVDNEPVAVAHARILLEKNGDPARHAVIGADLRDADDVWERAFDTGVLDPAKPVALLTVAVLHFVPNPGLAPVIARYRELLPAGSFYGLSHVTMSGVEGAELEQIQRVVKQYEQSSTPASFRDEEEILGFFGDFDLVAPGLVPVGAWRLDDPGSPTLNCAIGGVARKPAF; translated from the coding sequence ATGCGCGTGGACCCGCAGTTCCTGCCCGAAGGTGTCGACCTCGAGCGGCCCAACGCCGCGCGGATCTACGACTGGGCCCTCGGCGGAACCGCCAACTGGGCGGTGGACAGGGAATTCGGCGAGCAACTCGTCAAGGCCTTCCCGCTCATCCGCGCCCTCGCCAGGGCCAACCGCGCCTTCCTCGGCCGCGCGGTACGGCACTGCGCCGAGCACGGGGTGAACCAATTCGTCGACCTCGGTTCCGGTGTGCCGACGGTCGGCAACGTCCACGAGATCGCCGGAGAGGCCGACGGTGACAGCCGCTGCGTGTACGTCGACAACGAACCGGTCGCCGTCGCGCACGCCAGGATCCTGCTGGAGAAGAACGGCGACCCCGCCCGGCACGCGGTGATCGGCGCCGACCTGCGCGACGCGGACGACGTCTGGGAACGCGCCTTCGACACCGGTGTGCTCGACCCGGCGAAACCGGTCGCCCTGCTCACCGTCGCGGTCCTGCATTTCGTGCCGAACCCCGGCCTGGCCCCCGTCATCGCGCGGTACCGCGAACTGCTGCCCGCCGGTTCGTTCTACGGTCTTTCCCACGTCACGATGTCCGGCGTGGAAGGCGCCGAGCTGGAACAGATCCAGCGCGTCGTGAAGCAGTACGAACAGTCGAGTACGCCGGCGTCCTTCCGCGACGAGGAGGAGATCCTCGGCTTCTTCGGGGATTTCGACCTCGTGGCACCCGGCCTGGTCCCGGTCGGCGCATGGCGGCTGGACGACCCCGGCTCGCCTACGCTTAACTGCGCCATCGGCGGGGTCGCCCGCAAACCCGCTTTCTGA
- the gndA gene encoding NADP-dependent phosphogluconate dehydrogenase yields MSKKASIGVTGLAVMGRNLARNLARHGHTVALHNRSEKRTKELVEQFGDEGDFIPAYSAQAFVDALERPRQVVIMVKAGAPTDAVIDEFVPLLEKGDVIVDAGNAHFADTRRREAALREKGIHFVGTGVSGGEEGALHGPSIMPGGSKESYQSLGPLFEDISAKVDGEPCCTHVGADGAGHFVKMVHNGIEYADMQLIAESFDLLRGAGGYSPAEIAEVFQTWNSGRLDSYLIEITSQVLAHTDAASGKPFVDVVADQAEQKGTGRWTVQIGLDLGVPISGIAEAVFARSLSGSSNLREASRGLGGPSRTPLTGSALDTFADDVEQALYASKVVAYAQGFNQIQAGGAEYGWDIDLGKVASIWRGGCIIRAKFLNDITAAYAEEPGLPTLLTSGGFRKAVEDAQDSWRSVISTAVRLGIPTPGFSTALAYYDGLRAERLPAALVQGQRDFFGAHTYRRVDREGSFHTAWAADGRPESSA; encoded by the coding sequence ATGAGCAAGAAGGCGAGCATCGGGGTCACCGGTCTGGCGGTCATGGGCCGCAACCTGGCCAGGAACCTGGCGAGGCACGGGCACACGGTGGCCCTGCACAACCGCTCCGAGAAGCGGACGAAGGAACTCGTCGAGCAGTTCGGCGACGAAGGCGACTTCATCCCGGCGTATTCGGCGCAGGCGTTCGTCGACGCGCTGGAGCGGCCGCGCCAGGTCGTGATCATGGTCAAGGCCGGTGCGCCGACGGACGCCGTGATCGACGAGTTCGTCCCGCTCCTGGAGAAGGGCGACGTGATCGTCGACGCGGGCAACGCGCACTTCGCGGACACCCGGCGCCGCGAAGCCGCGCTGCGCGAGAAGGGCATCCACTTCGTCGGCACCGGTGTGTCCGGCGGCGAGGAGGGCGCGCTGCACGGGCCGAGCATCATGCCGGGCGGGTCCAAAGAGTCGTATCAGTCGCTCGGGCCGCTGTTCGAGGACATCTCGGCGAAGGTCGACGGCGAACCGTGCTGCACGCACGTGGGCGCGGACGGCGCCGGGCACTTCGTGAAGATGGTGCACAACGGCATCGAGTACGCCGACATGCAGTTGATCGCCGAATCGTTCGATCTGCTGCGCGGCGCGGGCGGTTACTCCCCCGCCGAGATCGCCGAGGTCTTCCAGACGTGGAACTCCGGACGGCTGGACTCGTACCTGATCGAGATCACCTCGCAGGTGCTGGCCCACACCGACGCCGCCTCCGGCAAGCCGTTCGTCGACGTCGTGGCGGACCAGGCGGAGCAGAAGGGCACCGGCCGCTGGACCGTCCAAATCGGACTGGACCTGGGCGTGCCGATCAGCGGGATCGCCGAAGCCGTCTTCGCGCGGTCGCTGTCCGGTTCGTCGAACCTGCGTGAGGCCTCCCGTGGTCTCGGCGGCCCTTCGCGTACTCCGCTGACGGGGTCCGCTTTGGACACCTTCGCGGATGACGTCGAGCAGGCGCTCTACGCGTCGAAGGTGGTGGCGTACGCCCAGGGCTTCAACCAAATCCAGGCGGGCGGCGCCGAATACGGCTGGGACATCGACCTCGGCAAGGTCGCGTCCATCTGGCGCGGTGGCTGCATCATCCGCGCGAAGTTCCTGAACGACATCACCGCCGCGTACGCCGAAGAGCCCGGGCTGCCGACGCTCCTGACGTCCGGGGGCTTCCGCAAGGCCGTCGAGGACGCCCAGGACTCCTGGCGTTCGGTGATCTCCACCGCGGTGCGGCTCGGCATCCCGACCCCGGGCTTCTCGACCGCGCTGGCCTACTACGACGGCCTGCGCGCGGAGCGGCTCCCCGCCGCCCTGGTGCAGGGACAGCGGGACTTCTTCGGTGCTCACACGTACCGCCGGGTCGACCGGGAAGGCTCGTTCCACACGGCTTGGGCGGCCGACGGCCGTCCCGAGTCCTCCGCCTGA
- a CDS encoding NAD(P)/FAD-dependent oxidoreductase — METVLVVGAGQSGFGVATSLRDKGFAGRVVLIGDEPGLPYQRPPLSKGYLAGTAGDAQLRLRPEDFFAEKGIELIPGRVASVDRDDAKVVLEDGSAHGYDHLVLATGAVNRVLPVPGSTLDGVFTLRTKDDADVLRAALESAENVVVVGGGFIGLEFAAHAGRPVTIVEAQDRLMARVATPEVSAYFAALHEGAGHTILLGKGVAALHGDGRVSEVELSDGVRLPADLVLVGVGVEPRTRLAEEAGLAVANGVVVDEHLRTSDPKISAVGDCANFPCVQAGTATRLESVQNAVDQGRAAAAAIAGEPAPYDSLPWFWTDQLGAKLQIAGILTGSEKVVVTGDREGGKFSVLSFRDGVLAGVESVNRPPDHIAARRLFAADPAPRFETLEANGFDLKATFAATRG, encoded by the coding sequence ATGGAGACCGTCCTCGTCGTAGGGGCCGGGCAGAGCGGGTTCGGAGTCGCGACCTCGCTGCGGGACAAGGGGTTCGCCGGGCGGGTGGTGCTGATCGGTGACGAACCCGGCCTGCCGTACCAACGGCCTCCGCTGTCGAAGGGCTACCTCGCCGGAACCGCGGGCGATGCCCAGCTGCGCCTGCGGCCCGAGGACTTCTTCGCGGAGAAGGGCATCGAACTGATCCCTGGCCGCGTCGCGTCGGTGGATCGCGACGACGCGAAAGTGGTGCTGGAGGACGGGAGCGCCCACGGGTACGACCATCTCGTGCTGGCGACGGGCGCGGTCAATCGCGTGCTTCCCGTCCCTGGGTCCACTTTGGACGGTGTGTTCACGCTGCGCACCAAGGACGACGCCGACGTGTTGCGTGCCGCCTTGGAGAGCGCGGAGAACGTCGTCGTGGTCGGGGGCGGATTCATCGGGCTCGAGTTCGCCGCGCACGCCGGACGGCCCGTGACGATCGTCGAAGCGCAGGACAGGCTGATGGCCCGCGTCGCGACTCCGGAGGTCTCGGCGTACTTCGCCGCCCTGCACGAGGGAGCCGGGCACACGATCCTGCTCGGCAAGGGTGTCGCCGCGTTGCACGGCGACGGCCGGGTGAGCGAGGTGGAACTGAGCGACGGCGTACGGCTGCCTGCCGATCTGGTGCTGGTCGGGGTCGGCGTGGAGCCGCGAACGCGACTGGCCGAGGAGGCCGGGCTCGCCGTGGCGAACGGCGTCGTCGTCGACGAGCACCTGCGCACGAGCGACCCGAAGATCTCGGCGGTCGGGGACTGCGCGAACTTCCCGTGCGTCCAGGCGGGGACGGCGACGCGGCTGGAGTCGGTGCAGAACGCTGTCGACCAGGGGCGGGCCGCGGCGGCCGCCATCGCGGGCGAACCCGCGCCGTACGACAGCCTGCCGTGGTTCTGGACCGACCAGCTCGGCGCGAAACTGCAGATCGCCGGGATCCTGACCGGGTCGGAAAAGGTCGTCGTGACCGGGGATCGGGAGGGCGGGAAGTTCTCGGTCCTGTCGTTCCGGGACGGCGTGCTCGCCGGTGTCGAGTCGGTGAATCGGCCGCCGGACCACATCGCCGCGCGCCGCCTGTTCGCCGCGGACCCGGCGCCGCGGTTCGAGACGCTGGAGGCCAACGGCTTCGACCTCAAGGCGACCTTCGCGGCTACTCGCGGGTGA